One window of the Pyrinomonadaceae bacterium genome contains the following:
- the rpiB gene encoding ribose 5-phosphate isomerase B has protein sequence MKIAIAADHAGYQEKEQLKPLLTELGIQFEDLGTVSPESVDYPDYARKVAEKVARGEADQGLLVCGSGTGMAIAANKVPGVRAAVAWNEEVARLAREHNDANVLSLAARCTPFNEIDKIVRAWFAAKFDGGRHSLRVDKIREIEKGLGH, from the coding sequence ATGAAGATCGCGATTGCAGCTGATCACGCGGGTTATCAGGAGAAGGAGCAGCTTAAGCCGCTGCTGACTGAACTGGGAATCCAATTTGAGGATCTTGGCACCGTTTCGCCTGAGTCCGTCGATTATCCCGACTACGCCCGCAAAGTCGCAGAAAAGGTCGCCCGCGGTGAGGCCGATCAAGGCCTGCTGGTTTGTGGTTCCGGGACCGGGATGGCCATTGCGGCGAACAAAGTCCCGGGCGTGCGCGCGGCCGTCGCCTGGAATGAAGAAGTAGCTCGCCTCGCGCGGGAACACAACGATGCCAACGTGTTGTCGCTGGCCGCTCGCTGCACGCCTTTCAACGAAATCGACAAGATCGTTCGCGCGTGGTTTGCCGCGAAGTTCGACGGCGGCCGGCACTCACTAAGGGTGGACAAGATCCGCGAGATCGAAAAGGGACTGGGTCATTGA
- the glyA gene encoding serine hydroxymethyltransferase translates to MSQFNNTNLLNLPLAETDPLIANAIDNEVARQADGLELIASENFVSEAVLEAAGSVFTNKYAEGYPGKRYYGGCEYTDVVEQAAIDRAKELFGADHANVQPHSGAQANMSVYLAAIQYGDQILGMNLSHGGHLTHGHPLNFSGLSYKVADYGVSRETETIDYDELQRLAEEHKPKLLVCGASAYPRIIDFKRIGEIAKSVGARMFADIAHIAGPVVAGLHPSPVPHADYVTTTTHKTLRGPRGGLILCKAEHAKEIDRRLFPGVQGGPLVHIIAAKAVAFGEALRDDFKEYQRQILANAKVLAAELQEQGLRIVSGGTDNHLMLVDVWMDGKGITGKVAEKALEDAHITVNKNTIPFDQNKPFVASGLRIGTPAVTTRGMKEPEMHEIGRMIAAIVREPESEQVRNEVRRDVAELTAKFPLYAKRLKPTVSGASAL, encoded by the coding sequence ATGAGTCAATTCAATAACACCAATCTTCTTAATCTACCGCTGGCCGAAACCGATCCGTTGATCGCTAACGCAATCGACAATGAAGTCGCGCGTCAGGCAGATGGCTTGGAACTAATCGCCAGCGAAAACTTTGTCAGTGAAGCAGTGCTTGAAGCGGCCGGCTCTGTCTTCACGAATAAGTACGCCGAAGGCTATCCGGGCAAGCGTTACTACGGAGGCTGTGAGTACACCGACGTTGTCGAGCAAGCGGCGATCGATCGCGCCAAGGAATTGTTCGGCGCCGACCACGCGAATGTGCAACCGCACAGCGGCGCGCAGGCAAACATGTCTGTCTATCTCGCGGCGATCCAGTACGGTGATCAAATTTTGGGAATGAATCTGTCGCATGGAGGACACCTCACCCACGGACATCCTTTGAATTTCTCCGGCTTGAGTTACAAGGTCGCCGACTATGGCGTTTCGCGCGAGACCGAGACTATTGACTACGACGAATTGCAGCGACTTGCCGAAGAACACAAGCCAAAGTTGCTTGTCTGTGGTGCTTCGGCGTATCCGCGTATTATCGATTTCAAACGCATTGGCGAGATCGCTAAGAGCGTCGGCGCGCGGATGTTCGCGGATATTGCGCACATCGCCGGCCCGGTCGTCGCCGGTCTGCATCCATCACCCGTCCCCCACGCCGATTATGTGACCACCACGACGCACAAAACTCTGCGCGGGCCGCGCGGCGGATTGATTCTCTGCAAAGCCGAACACGCGAAAGAGATCGATCGCCGTTTGTTTCCCGGAGTGCAGGGCGGACCGTTAGTGCACATCATCGCGGCGAAGGCCGTCGCCTTCGGTGAAGCTCTGCGCGACGACTTCAAAGAATATCAGCGGCAAATTCTCGCGAACGCGAAAGTGCTGGCGGCGGAATTGCAGGAGCAGGGACTGCGCATCGTCTCAGGTGGCACGGACAATCACCTGATGCTTGTCGATGTGTGGATGGACGGGAAGGGAATTACCGGTAAGGTCGCTGAGAAAGCTCTTGAAGACGCGCACATCACCGTTAACAAGAACACCATTCCTTTCGATCAGAACAAGCCTTTCGTGGCGTCGGGACTGCGTATCGGCACGCCGGCCGTGACCACGCGCGGGATGAAAGAACCGGAGATGCACGAGATCGGACGCATGATTGCGGCTATCGTTCGCGAACCGGAATCCGAACAGGTGCGCAATGAAGTCCGCCGCGACGTGGCGGAACTAACCGCAAAGTTTCCGCTGTATGCGAAAAGATTGAAGCCAACCGTTTCCGGAGCGTCAGCCCTCTAA